The sequence below is a genomic window from Deltaproteobacteria bacterium.
CATGCCGATTCATCCGGTGATCTGCGCGTGCGGTTGAGCGCCGGGCTGCTTTCGCTCGTGGTCGGCGCGGCGCTGCTGGTCGCCAAGTTCGCTGCGTATCAGCTCACCAACTCGACGGCGATTCTCTCCGATGCGCTGGAGAGCATCGTCAACGTCGTCGCGGCGGTGTTCGCGCTCGGCGGATTGGTCTTCGCCGGCCGTCCGGCCGACCGCAATCATCCCTACGGCCACGGCAAGATCGAGTTCTTCTCCGCCGCCTTCGAAGGCGGACTGATCGCGTTCGCCGCGGTGATGATCGTCTATGAGGCGGGCGCCAGCCTGCTGCACGGCAATCCGGTGCGGCAACTCGACCTCGGTCTCGCCATCACCGGCGGTGCCGGACTCGCGAATCTCGCACTTGGCGCGTTCTTGGTGCGAACCGGCCGTCGCTCGCAGTCGATGACGCTGGTCGCCGACGGGCAGCATGTGCTCTCCGATTTCTGGACCAGCGTCGGCGTCATCGTAGGCTTGGCGTTGGTGCGCCTGACCAATGTGCTGTGGCTGGATCCGCTGGTCGCGGCGCTGGTTGGCGTCAACTTGGCGTGGACCGGATTCCGACTCGTGCGCCAGGCTGCCGGGGGATTGCTTGACGAGGAGGATACTCACCTTCTCGACCGACTGGTCGCCGCGCTCAACGCGAGCGTCGTGCCTGGGATCATTCGCGTGCACAATCTGCGTGCGATCCGGTCGGGGCGGTTCAGTCACATCGACGCCCACCTAGTGGTGCCGGAATTCTGGACCGTGGATCGCGCGCACGACGCCGCCGATCACTTCGAACGCGAGGTCATCGCTACCTGCGGCATCGAGGGCGAGATCGTCTTTCACACCGATCCCTGTCATCGTGGCTACTGTACCCGCTGCGACATCGATGCGTGCCCAGTGCGCGTCGAACCGTTCCGCTCACGCCCCGCGCTGACGGTCGAGGAGATCGTGCAGCCGGATGAATTCCCGGCGTAAGCGATCGCATCCGGGAATCGCGGGCCTACCTCCATCGTCCGGATACTGAGCGTTGCCTTGACTCGTGCCGGCGCGCGCGCGATGGTGCCGCGCGATTTGCCACCCCCGAAAGGAGTCCGCATGCGTCTCGGCCGTTACGACAACCCGTACAAGTGCGTGTCTTACGCCGCCATCGACGCGTCGGTTCAGTACGAGTCGGTCGTGCTCGAAGCCGATGACGGTGGGTTGAGCAGCGGCCTGCTCCACACCAAGGGTGGTGAGCAGACTGTCGTCTGCTTCATGCATCCCAAGGCGGACATGAGCCGTCACTACGCGATGCCGTGGCTGCTCGACGCGGGCTACGCCACGTTCGGGCAGAATAGCCGCTGGTTGAACAACGACGAGCTGTGCGTCCACGAGGTGTTGCTGCTCGATGTAGCGGCTGGCGTCCGCTTCCTGCGCAATCGCGGCTTCAAACGCATCATCGTGTGCGGCAACAGTGGCGGCGGATCGCTCTATGCCTTCTACATCGCGCAGTCGGTCACCGCGCCGCCGCATCGGCTGCCGCAGACGCCCGCCGGCGATCCCTTCGATCTCAACGCCGTCGAGCTGCCGTCCGTCGACGGCTACATCAATCTCGCCGCACACCTCGGTGAAGGCAAGATCCTGATGAGCATGATCGATCCGTCGGTCACCGACGAGAGCGATCCGCTGTCATGCGATGCCTCGCTCGATCCGTTCAGTCCCGACAACGGCTATCGACAGCCGCCGGAGTCGAGCCGCTACGCACCCGAGTTCGTCACGCGGTATCGCGCGGCGCAGCGGGGGCGGGTCGAACGGCTCGATGCGATCGCGCGCGCGGGTTTGCGGCAACGCCATGAAGCGCGCGGCAAGATCGCCACCACCGATTTTGGCAAGCGGCCCTGGTCCGAACAAGCGGGCGCCCTGCGCGGTGCGGTCGTCTGTCCGTACATGGTGGTGTACCGCACCGAGGCCGACTTGCGCGCATTCGATTTGTCGCTCGATCCGTCCGCACGCGACGCCGGCAGTTTGTTTTCCTATCGACCGGATCTTTCCAACTACATGGAGTTCGGCTTCTCGCGGGTGCAGACGCCGCGCGCGTGGCTGAGCACGTGGTCGGCGTTGTCGTCCAACGCCAATGTCGTGCACAATGGCACGAAGATCACCGTGCCGTCGTTGGTCATCTACTACAGCGGCGACAACGCGATCTTTCCGTCCGATGCACGCGCCGCGTACGAGGCGCTCGCAGCCACCGATAAGCAGCTCCACGCGATCCCCGGCGACCACTACGGCTTCGGTGTCGGCACGCAAGAGCGCACCGGCGCGCCGCAGGCACTGGCGAAGATCGTCGCGTGGATGCGCGAACGCTTCTGATCGCGCGCACCATCCTATCGAGTGAATCCGCTGTGGAGTGGTTGACCGTAACGCTGGCGATGTACCGCAAGGCCTTCGGCCAGGCTGCGGAACTCGTGCTCAAGAACTGGCTCGTGCTCGGCACGGTGTTCGTCTACGTGGTGACGCTCAACGTCGGCGCGATCGTTGCCGGCTTGCTGCCCATCGTCGGCGGCTTTCTCTATACGTTGGTGCTGGCCGCCTGCGTCGGCTCGTTTCTCCATCTGGTCGAGATGATGGTGCGCACCAGCCGCGTGACCTTCGACGACTTCAAGCGAAGCTTCGGTGCGTATCTATGGGACGTGGTTGGCGTCAGCTTTCTGCTTTGGCTCTTCAGCCAACTCGCCGTGCCGGCGCTGCTGAGCTTGCCGCAGGGCGCCGTCATCGTGCTGTGCGCCTATCTGGCGATCTTCGTGTTCGCCAACGCCGTGCCCGAACTGATCTACGTCGGCCACTTCTCCTCGATCGCGTTGCTGCAGGAAAGCTACGCCTTCGTGCTGGAGAATTGGATCGAGTGGTTTCCGGCCAACCTCATCGCCGCCACGCTGGTCTTCGCGATCTGGTCCGTCCCCGTCGACGGGATCATCGAATGGATGCAAACCGCCGTGATCGCGTTGCTGATCTACTTCGTGATGGTCATGCGCGGATTGCTGTTCCGCGAGCTTCACGGCAGTAGCCGCCGCTCGCGCGCCTTCCGGCATCGCATGGGCGCATGAAACTGTGGAGAGCGATCAGGCGGCGTTGTCGATGCGCGCGCAGGATATCGACCGCTTGCGCGCGTCGGCAATCGCCGCGAACAGGTCGTCCCAATTTATCGGCTTAGTCACGTACCCGTCCATGCCGGCGTGCAAGCAGCGGTCGTCGTCGCCCTTCATGGCATGCGCGGTCAGAGCGATGATGGGGAGATGGGCCCCGGTGTGCTGCTCGCTGGCGCGGATCGCGGCGGTGGCTTCGAAGCCGTCCATTTCGGGCATCTGCACGTCCATCAGCACAATGTCGAACGCTTCCCGCGCAGCCGCCGCCACGGCCTGAAGACCGTTGGCGGCCACCACCACGGTGTGGCCGCGCTTTTCCAGGATGCGCACTACCAGCCGTTGATTGACTGCATTGTCCTCCGCCAGCAGGATGTGGAGCGCCGGCTGATTCTCAACGACGGACGAGCGAGCTGGGTCGGCGGCGTGCGGCGCTGCGGCCTCAAGACCCAACACGGTGAGAATGGCCGCGAGTAGTTCGGACTGTTTGAGCGGCTTGGCCAAATAGGCGGCGATGCCCAAGGCGCGACAGCGCGCCGCGTCGCCCGGCAGGTCCGCGGACGAGAGCATCATGATGGTGGCCCCGGCGAGCTCCGGGGTGTGGCGAATCTGCTCGGCCAGCGCGAACCCATCCATGTCGGGCATCTGCGCGTCGAGCAGCACCAGCGGGAACGGGGTGCCGAGCGCAACGGCGTGTTTGAGCTCGGTGAAGGCGGCCACGCCGCCGTCGGCCGCGGTCGGGCGCATCTGCCAGTGGGACAGCATCTCGTAGAGGATGCGGCGATTGGTGGCGTTGTCGTCGACAACGAGCGCCGGCAGCCCGCGCAACTGCGCTGGCGACCGTGGATGACGCTCCATCCGCGGCTGCGTCGATATCCCAAAGCTGGTCGTGAAGTGGAAGGTGCTGCCGGCGCCCATCTCACTCTCCGCCCAGATCTTCCCGCCCATCAGCTCCACCAATCGAGTCGAGATCGCCAGGCCCAGTCCGGTGCCGCCATAGCGGCGAGTGGTCGAGCCGTCGGCCTGTTCGAACGGCTGAAAGATACGCGGCAGCTTGTCGGTCGGAATGCCGATGCCGGTGTCGCTGACGGAGAAGTGGAGATGCGCCGCGTCCTGCGCGGCGGACTCGATACTAACCCGCACGACCACCTCGCCGCGCGCGGTGAACTTGAGCGCGTTGCCCACCAGATTGACGAGCACCTGACGCAATCGCCCCGAATCGCCGACCAGCGCATCGGGCACTTCAGCCGGGATGTGACACGCCAGCTCCAGCCCCTTGGCGGCGGCGCGCACGGCCAGGGTCTTCATCGTATCGCCGAGACTGTCGCGCACGCTGAAGTCGTGGGCATCCAACTCCAGCTTGCCGGCTTCGACTTTGGAGAAGTCGAGGACATCGTTGACGACCGCCAGGAGTGCCTCGGCGGACGACTTCACCATATCGAGGTATTCGCGTTGCTCGGTAGTGAGCTCGGTATTGAGCGTGAGCTCAGTCATGCCGATGATGCCATTCATCGGCGTACGAATCTCGTGGCTCATGTTGGCGAGGAACTCGCTCTTCGCCCGGTTGGCCGCCTCGGCCGCCTCCTTGGCGTGGAGCAACGCCACTTCGGCTCGCTTGCGGTCGGCGACCTCCACGTTCAGTTGAGTGTTTGCCAAGGAGAGCTCGATTGTGCGTTCTTGCACGTGAGATTCCAAGTGGTCGCGCGCCTGTCGCAAGCCGGCCTCAGCCCTCGTCCGCTCCGCGATTTCTCTTCGTAGCGTTTGCGTACGAGCGGCAATTTCGCGTTCGACGCGCCCCAGGAAGACGTAGAAGAATCCCACCAGGATTCCGCCGACGCCGAGCGAGAGCGCGCTGGTTAGCAGTATCGAGTAGCGAGCGGCGTCTAAAGATGCAGTGATATCCCGAAGCGCGCCGAGCTGCCCCAGTACCTGGCCGCGGACGTCCGCGAGGGGGAGGAAGCTCACCTGCAGCGTGCGATCGTCCACGCGGACTTGATGATCCCCTTTCAGGTCGTCGGGCGGTTGCGCAAGCAGCCCCGCTATGGCCTCCGGAATGTGATCGATGGTCTTGTCCATGATCACGACGGAGGGGAACTGCTCCCACGCGGCGTGTCTGTCAGAGGTCTTGAGCCCACGCTCCCATTGGTCTCGATCGAGGAACTTCTTGTCGACGGCGACAATGATGTCTACGTCCAGCTTGCCATGCAGCTGTTGGGCGATGTCCGCGAATTCCTTTCCCAGTTCGACGTAACCGAGGAGCTCGCCGGCGCTGAACCAAGGAAAGACAACGCGCTGCACGAACGTACCGATAGGTCCCCGCTCGATGCCTGAGACGGGTCTCCCCGTGCGCTCCGCCTCCAGTGTGGTGAATCGATCGATCGTATCGCCGAAGCGGTCAGGCTTGTGCGCGCGGAGAAAGTTGACCCGATCGGGAGTGTGAAAGTAGAGATGCGTGATCTTGTGCCGCTGCGACAGCTCGTCGAACATTGCCTGGACTCGGTCCAGTACAGCGGCCCGGTCGTGCCGTCGGAAGGCGCCTTCCAACGTCTGGTCGCGCATGAGCACCTGCAGGACCGTGCTCATTACTGAGGCGCTCTGCTGCATCTCGGCTTGCAAGAGATTGCTCACCTCTCGTGTAGAGCGGACGATGTCTGCAGCACTTCTGCGCCGCTGATCCTGATGGAACGCGAAGAGGAACGCGCTCAGCGACAGGCAGATTGCCAGCCCCATCGGGAGCATCAACCTCATCCGGATGCGCTCCACGTTGGTGCCGAAGCGAGGAACGAACCGCCGGCTGCCAGCATGACGCGTGGGATTCATCCGGTTGGACGCGGCCTCATTCGGAGATGGCGACGATCGCTTCGGGGTCATTCCAGGTTCCCGCGGCCAACGGCGATGCGCATGATTCGCGCAGGAGTCTCGATACCGGGGTCTTTGGCCATTGTGCTATGCGTTCGCTACCGAGACCGGGTCATTCGGTCCTTCTCCACGAAACGCTGATCGGCTTCATGCTGCGACTCCTACGGTCGGATCACTGGGTTCTGGGCTGGTCGTTCTCACTGCGACCACTCTCTGGGTGTCCTAAAGTCGGCCCATTGGTTTCGAACGGTTGGTAACGCAACTGCCGTACCAGATGCCCACCACCAGCGAAGTGCTTTCGGATCAATTCTGTCGGATGTGAGGCGGGAGGCACTGATATGACGAATCTAGAGGGTTTCCCGTAACCGTGACACGCCGCAAACGGGCTTGGTCAAAAAGGAATCGCACAAATCGAGCGGGCGATATCGGCTATGGTCGCTCGCAGCGAGACCACGCCGATATCGAGGACAATCCGTCGCTCGTCTCAGTGAGTCTAAACGAGATCAGCCGAGCGACAGGAACGCTTGCCGCGCGAACTCGTAGGCGCCGGACGGGAACACGCCGAGCAGGATCGTCGCGATCACCGTGACCAGCATGGTTGCCAACAGATACGGGCGCGTGGTTGGACTCGGCACATCGGCGGAGCCTTCAGTCATGTACATCTGCACCAGCACGCCGACGTAGTAGTACATCGACACCACGCTATTGAGCACACCGATGACGGCCAGTCCGATGTAGCCGGACTTTACCGCCGCGGCGAACAGGTAGAACTTACCGGCAAACCCAACCAGCGGCGGCACGCCAGCCAGCGACAGCATGAAGATCGCCATCGCGAAGCCGAGAAACGGATGGCGGAAGCCGACGCCCGCATAGTCTTCGAGACGCTCGTTAGGTTCACCGCGCTTGCCCAACGCCATGACGACGGCGAATGCTCCGAGGTTCATCAGCGCGTACCCGAGCAAGTAGAACAACACCGCGCTGCCGCCGTTCTCGCCGTTCGCGACCATGCCGACCAGCAGATAGCCGGCGTGCGCGATGCTCGAGTAGGCCAGCATGCGCTTGATGTTCTGTTGCAACACCGCGACCACGTTGCCGACCGTCATCGTCAGCACCGCGAGTCCCCACAGCACCACGCTCCAATCGCCGCTGAGCCCGGCGAGGCCGTGCAGGAACACGCGGGTGAACGCGGCAAAGGCGGCGGCTTTCACGCCCACGGCCATCAGCGCCGTGATCGACGTCGGCGCGCCCTCGTAGACATCGGGGGTCCACGCATGAAACGGCACCGCCGCCACTTTGAACCCGAAGCCGATCAGCAACAGCGCCATCCCAATGGTCGCGAGCATGCGCTGCTCACCGCCGGCCTTCGCAAGATGACCGGCAATGACGTTGAGCGTCGTCGATCCGGTCGCGCCATAGAGCATCGCGATCCCGAACAGCAGAAAGCCGGTGGCGAACGCGCCGAGCAAGAAGTATTTCAGCGCCGCTTCGGTCGAGCGCAGTTGCCGCCGCCAAATGCCGGCGAGTACGTAGACCGCGATCGACATCACTTCCAGGCCGAGAAAGATGACGATCAGATCCGTCGCTGCCGCCATCACCATCATGCCGACGGTCGCGAACAAAATGAGCGTGTAGTAGTCGCCCACCCGGATGTCGGTGAGTTCGAGGTAACTCATCGACATCAGCAGCGTCAGACCGGCGGCGAGGCAGAAGATCAGATTGAAGAACAGCGCGTAGCGATCGACGGACATCATGCCGCCGAAGCCGGTCTCGCCTTGGTTCCACAGCGTGATCGAGGCCACGGCAGTGACGGCGAGCCCGACAATGCCCAGCCAGCCGAGTCCGTCGCGATCCGGTCCTTCCATCCACAGATCCGTCACCATCACCAGCAGCGCGGTGCCGGTGAGCAACAACACCGGCAACAGCACCAGCCACGCGACGGGCGTCGCCGCGATCATCGACGTGGCGGTCACGGGTCCACCGCTCCTTTGGCGAACATCGCGCTTGGGGCGTCGACCGCTGCCATCTTTTTCTCGATGCGCGCCAGATACGCGGTCACCGCCGGCTCCATGCGGCTAAGGAACGGCGCGGGATACACTCCCATCAGCACGATCATCACCAGCAGCGGAATCAACACCGCGCGCTCGACGCTGGAGAGATCCGGGAGCGTGGCGTTGGCGGGATTCGTCAACGGACCGAACATCACCCGCTGGAACATCCACAGCATGTAGACGGCACCCAAGACCACGCCGCTGGTGGCGACCGCGGCCAACCACGGCTGCGCCTTGAAGGCGCCCATCAGAATCAGAAACTCGCCGACGAAGCCGTTGAGTCCGGGCAACCCGATCGACGACAGCATCACGATCAGAAAGCACACGGCATACTTCGGCATTTGCTTCCACAAGCCGCCGAACTCGGCGATCAGTCGCGTGTGGCGACGCTCGTACAGGACGCCGACGAGCAAGAACAGCGCGCCGGTCGACAGGCCGTGGTTGAGCATCTGATAGATGCCGCCCATCACGCCTTGCGGATTGAGCGCGAACAATCCGAGCATGACGAAGCCGAGATGGCTCACCGAGGAATACGCCACCAGCTTCTTCAGATCCGGTTGCACCATCGCCACCAGCGCACCGTAGACGATGCCGATCACGGCCAGCGTGGCGATGTACGGAGTCGCTTCCGCCGCCGCCACTGGGAACAAGGGAATCGCAAAGCGCAGGAAGCCGTAGGTGCCGAGCTTGAGCAAAATGCCGGCGAGGATCACCGAGCCACCGGTCGGCGCCTCCACGTGCGCGTCGGGCAACCAGGTGTGCAGCGGGAACATCGGCACCTTAATCGCGAAGGCCAGCGCGAACGCCGCGAACAGCCAACGTTGCGCCTCCATCGGCAGGCTCACATCATAGAGATGCAACAGGTCGAATGAAGGTTGCCCCGCCTGCGCGTGCGTGGCGAGGTACAGAATCGCCACCAACATCAGCAGGCCGCCGACCATGGTGAAGAGCACGAACTTGATCGCCGCGTAGATCCGCCGTGCGCCGCCCCACACACCGATGAGGAAGTACATCGGCACGAGCATCACTTCCCAGAACACGTAGAACAGAAACAGATCGAGGGCGACGAAGGCACCGAGCATCCCGGTTTCCAGCGCCAACATGAAGAACATGTATTCCTTGAGCCGCTTGTGAACGTCGCTTCGTGCGGCCAATAGCACCAGCGGAGTCAGGAACGTCGTCAGCAGCACCAGCCACAAACTCAGTCCGTCGACGCCAACCTGATAGCGAATGTTGAACTGCGGGATCCAGGCGAACGACTCGACGAACTGCATGCCGCCGTTGGTCGCATCGAACCCCAACAGCATGTCGAGCGACAAGGCGAACGGGATCAGCGACAGGAAGAAGGCCGCGCGGCGGATGGCGTTGAGCTGCTCGCGCTGCATGCAGAGCACGAACACGCCCGCGAGCAGGGGAGTGAAGACAATCAGCGTCAGCATGGGATCATCGCCGAATCACCGCCACACGTAGTACCCGATGATCACCACCGCGCCGATCAGGAACGACAGCGCGTAGTGCTGCACGTTGCCGGTCTGCACGCGGCGCCACAGGCTGCTGTTGGCGGCGACGGTTTCGGCCGCGCCGTTGACCAGCCCGTCGATGACGGTGGCGTCCCAGACCCGCCAGAGCCACGTCGACCCGCGCTGGATCGGTTGCACTACGACCGCATCGTACAACTCGTCGACGTAGTACTTGTTGAACACGAGATCGTAGAGCCGGCCAGCGCGCCACGCGATCAGCATCGGCATGCCCGGCTGCACGATGTAGAAGAAGTACGCGATCGCGATCCCAAGCAAGGCGATCACAACCGACGCAGCCATCAATCCGTACTCAAGAGCAGC
It includes:
- a CDS encoding cation transporter, whose protein sequence is MAATTTNSAALATGHADSSGDLRVRLSAGLLSLVVGAALLVAKFAAYQLTNSTAILSDALESIVNVVAAVFALGGLVFAGRPADRNHPYGHGKIEFFSAAFEGGLIAFAAVMIVYEAGASLLHGNPVRQLDLGLAITGGAGLANLALGAFLVRTGRRSQSMTLVADGQHVLSDFWTSVGVIVGLALVRLTNVLWLDPLVAALVGVNLAWTGFRLVRQAAGGLLDEEDTHLLDRLVAALNASVVPGIIRVHNLRAIRSGRFSHIDAHLVVPEFWTVDRAHDAADHFEREVIATCGIEGEIVFHTDPCHRGYCTRCDIDACPVRVEPFRSRPALTVEEIVQPDEFPA
- a CDS encoding NADH-quinone oxidoreductase subunit M; translated protein: MLTLIVFTPLLAGVFVLCMQREQLNAIRRAAFFLSLIPFALSLDMLLGFDATNGGMQFVESFAWIPQFNIRYQVGVDGLSLWLVLLTTFLTPLVLLAARSDVHKRLKEYMFFMLALETGMLGAFVALDLFLFYVFWEVMLVPMYFLIGVWGGARRIYAAIKFVLFTMVGGLLMLVAILYLATHAQAGQPSFDLLHLYDVSLPMEAQRWLFAAFALAFAIKVPMFPLHTWLPDAHVEAPTGGSVILAGILLKLGTYGFLRFAIPLFPVAAAEATPYIATLAVIGIVYGALVAMVQPDLKKLVAYSSVSHLGFVMLGLFALNPQGVMGGIYQMLNHGLSTGALFLLVGVLYERRHTRLIAEFGGLWKQMPKYAVCFLIVMLSSIGLPGLNGFVGEFLILMGAFKAQPWLAAVATSGVVLGAVYMLWMFQRVMFGPLTNPANATLPDLSSVERAVLIPLLVMIVLMGVYPAPFLSRMEPAVTAYLARIEKKMAAVDAPSAMFAKGAVDP
- a CDS encoding response regulator; this translates as MDDRTLQVSFLPLADVRGQVLGQLGALRDITASLDAARYSILLTSALSLGVGGILVGFFYVFLGRVEREIAARTQTLRREIAERTRAEAGLRQARDHLESHVQERTIELSLANTQLNVEVADRKRAEVALLHAKEAAEAANRAKSEFLANMSHEIRTPMNGIIGMTELTLNTELTTEQREYLDMVKSSAEALLAVVNDVLDFSKVEAGKLELDAHDFSVRDSLGDTMKTLAVRAAAKGLELACHIPAEVPDALVGDSGRLRQVLVNLVGNALKFTARGEVVVRVSIESAAQDAAHLHFSVSDTGIGIPTDKLPRIFQPFEQADGSTTRRYGGTGLGLAISTRLVELMGGKIWAESEMGAGSTFHFTTSFGISTQPRMERHPRSPAQLRGLPALVVDDNATNRRILYEMLSHWQMRPTAADGGVAAFTELKHAVALGTPFPLVLLDAQMPDMDGFALAEQIRHTPELAGATIMMLSSADLPGDAARCRALGIAAYLAKPLKQSELLAAILTVLGLEAAAPHAADPARSSVVENQPALHILLAEDNAVNQRLVVRILEKRGHTVVVAANGLQAVAAAAREAFDIVLMDVQMPEMDGFEATAAIRASEQHTGAHLPIIALTAHAMKGDDDRCLHAGMDGYVTKPINWDDLFAAIADARKRSISCARIDNAA
- a CDS encoding NADH-quinone oxidoreductase subunit N; the protein is MIAATPVAWLVLLPVLLLTGTALLVMVTDLWMEGPDRDGLGWLGIVGLAVTAVASITLWNQGETGFGGMMSVDRYALFFNLIFCLAAGLTLLMSMSYLELTDIRVGDYYTLILFATVGMMVMAAATDLIVIFLGLEVMSIAVYVLAGIWRRQLRSTEAALKYFLLGAFATGFLLFGIAMLYGATGSTTLNVIAGHLAKAGGEQRMLATIGMALLLIGFGFKVAAVPFHAWTPDVYEGAPTSITALMAVGVKAAAFAAFTRVFLHGLAGLSGDWSVVLWGLAVLTMTVGNVVAVLQQNIKRMLAYSSIAHAGYLLVGMVANGENGGSAVLFYLLGYALMNLGAFAVVMALGKRGEPNERLEDYAGVGFRHPFLGFAMAIFMLSLAGVPPLVGFAGKFYLFAAAVKSGYIGLAVIGVLNSVVSMYYYVGVLVQMYMTEGSADVPSPTTRPYLLATMLVTVIATILLGVFPSGAYEFARQAFLSLG
- a CDS encoding alpha/beta hydrolase, which codes for MRLGRYDNPYKCVSYAAIDASVQYESVVLEADDGGLSSGLLHTKGGEQTVVCFMHPKADMSRHYAMPWLLDAGYATFGQNSRWLNNDELCVHEVLLLDVAAGVRFLRNRGFKRIIVCGNSGGGSLYAFYIAQSVTAPPHRLPQTPAGDPFDLNAVELPSVDGYINLAAHLGEGKILMSMIDPSVTDESDPLSCDASLDPFSPDNGYRQPPESSRYAPEFVTRYRAAQRGRVERLDAIARAGLRQRHEARGKIATTDFGKRPWSEQAGALRGAVVCPYMVVYRTEADLRAFDLSLDPSARDAGSLFSYRPDLSNYMEFGFSRVQTPRAWLSTWSALSSNANVVHNGTKITVPSLVIYYSGDNAIFPSDARAAYEALAATDKQLHAIPGDHYGFGVGTQERTGAPQALAKIVAWMRERF